CTTTTGAAAATTGCAGGTATGCTATGAGAATGAATAGTGGGATTTTTCAGGAATAAAAAAACAAGAAGTTTATAATTGGTCAGTTAGGCTATATCTAAGTTACTTTAATTTTTCGTTATTCTTATGTCTTTCTGCATCCCGTATAGATTTTTTTTCCAAATTCTTTTCCAGAGCTGCCGTCAGATCTATTCCGGTTTGATTGGCAAGGCATACCAGCACAAAAAGAACGTCGGCCATTTCATCTCCTAAGTCTACTTTTTTGTCTGATTCTTTAAAAGATTGTTCTCCATATTTTCTGGACATGATCCGGGCAACCTCCCCAACCTCTTCCATTAAAATAGCGGTGTTCGTCAGTTCGTTGAAATATCTGATTCCGGTGGTATTTATCCATTTGTCTACCAATTCCTGGGCTTCTTTTATTGTCATGATTTTTGATTATTCTACATCAAAAATAAAAAAAGGTTCCTGATAGCCTTCTTTTAAAAGAATATGTTTTGCAACGTTGAATACTCGTATTCCATTTGTTGTTTTTCCCTTGAAGGTTCCTTTATGAGCATGACCGTGAAAAACCGCAGTTACTTCGCGGCGGTTTATGGGTTCTGAAAGCCTGGAGGAACCCAAAAAAGGATAGATCGTCTCAGCTTCTCCTTTTACGGTTTCTGAAATAGGAGCATAGTGAAGAATAGCTATTTTTTTGATATCCGGTCTTTCGGATTCTATTCTTGCCAATGCCCTGTCAAGTAAAAGCGTTTCGTTGACTGCTTCCTGAACAAATTCTTTCATCGCTTTTTCACCAAACATAGAAAGCATATGGTTATCGAATCCGCCTCCAAAGCCCTTTGTTCCGGCAAAACCGATATCATTTATAATTATTGCTTCGCCGTCGAGGATATGGACGTTTTCGTTAATTAATGCCTGCCGGATTAATTTTTCTCTGTTCTTTTCATAATCGTGGTTTCCCAATACCATTACTACCGGAATCTTGCATGATTTTAATTCTTCGGATAAAATCACAGCTTCTGATTCGTCTCCGGTATCGGTAAGGTCTCCGGCAATGATTAAAATCTCTGCATGTTCTGAGATGTATTTAAAATGTCCCGCCCATTTTCCTTTGTCCGAATCTTTTATGTGTATATCAGCCACAGCTGCAATCCTTGTCTTTTTCTTAGCCATAATTATTCGATTTACGTTGTCATAATGGTGAGTGATTTATAGTTCCACTCTTTGATATCTATGCTGTATTGTGTTTGATCTATAATAGGCCCACGGCATACTTTTACTACTGTTGAAGGTAGTTTATATTGGCTTTCCATTCTTTTTAGCAGTTTTTTAAATATCCATTCGGGAATTATTTCCTGAAAATCGGATGGATAGACAAATTGAAAAATAACCAGCTGGGCAAGTAGCAGGTGCCAATGTTCATGTCGGTCCAATCTCTCTAAAAGACGCTCCCAGTCCAATTGTTTGCCCGTTTTTAATATAATGTGATTAATGTCGGCGGCGTCATACCGCTCTCTGTTTTGTACATATAGTTTACACCATATCAGGTCTTCTGGAGACAAAAACAGCACTTCTTCGTCTGCATACTCACTTTTTACTGCATGGGTAAACCAAGAGTCTTCTACTGTACAGATGTTGTTTACTGAGCTGAAAATGATATCGACAAAATACTCTCCTTTAAAGATTTTGGCTAGCCACCTGATATCTGTAAGCTGTGTTTGGAAACCATGGTTTGCAAAAAGTTTAAGTATTTTATGGAAGTCTTTTGGACGGCAGAAAACATCCAAATCTTTAGTGTCGCGATGTACGCCTGTATGCACTCTTAAAGCAAAAGCGCCTCCCAACATAAATGGAATGCCTGATTCTTTAAGAATTAATATCGCTTCTTTATAAAATAGTCGAGCTTCTTCTCTTTGTTTTTCGGTAGTTGTAATCATATATAAAGTCTAAAGTGAAAAGTAGAAAGTGAAAAACGCAATTCATTCATTTACAAATAGAATATCTTTTATTTGTATGATTTTAAATCAGAATCCACATAGCAGATCATCATTTAGATGATTAATAACAAAAAACCGTCCTAAAATTTAATTTGGCAAGGAAGCGTTTAAGAATAGTTTAATAAGAGGATATTTTTTCTGAAGAAAACACCTACACGGAGGTGTTTTGCTGCTTAGCAATATATCTAGTTTGCAGCAGTGGTAGTGCGGCAATTAGTTGTCAGATTTAAGCATGATCGATCCCTAAGAATTAGCGTATTGGTGTTTAGAAGAGGGAGAGTATGTCTATGTTC
This genomic interval from Pseudopedobacter saltans DSM 12145 contains the following:
- a CDS encoding nucleotide pyrophosphohydrolase yields the protein MTIKEAQELVDKWINTTGIRYFNELTNTAILMEEVGEVARIMSRKYGEQSFKESDKKVDLGDEMADVLFVLVCLANQTGIDLTAALEKNLEKKSIRDAERHKNNEKLK
- a CDS encoding metallophosphoesterase family protein, translating into MAKKKTRIAAVADIHIKDSDKGKWAGHFKYISEHAEILIIAGDLTDTGDESEAVILSEELKSCKIPVVMVLGNHDYEKNREKLIRQALINENVHILDGEAIIINDIGFAGTKGFGGGFDNHMLSMFGEKAMKEFVQEAVNETLLLDRALARIESERPDIKKIAILHYAPISETVKGEAETIYPFLGSSRLSEPINRREVTAVFHGHAHKGTFKGKTTNGIRVFNVAKHILLKEGYQEPFFIFDVE
- a CDS encoding nucleotidyltransferase, which translates into the protein MITTTEKQREEARLFYKEAILILKESGIPFMLGGAFALRVHTGVHRDTKDLDVFCRPKDFHKILKLFANHGFQTQLTDIRWLAKIFKGEYFVDIIFSSVNNICTVEDSWFTHAVKSEYADEEVLFLSPEDLIWCKLYVQNRERYDAADINHIILKTGKQLDWERLLERLDRHEHWHLLLAQLVIFQFVYPSDFQEIIPEWIFKKLLKRMESQYKLPSTVVKVCRGPIIDQTQYSIDIKEWNYKSLTIMTT